From one Triticum aestivum cultivar Chinese Spring chromosome 4B, IWGSC CS RefSeq v2.1, whole genome shotgun sequence genomic stretch:
- the LOC123092532 gene encoding protein SIEL isoform X2 yields the protein MREELGGDGDQMDQVFLQLSSMARDMCTEVRIEAFNSLAKMQRVSGGVLLQSLSKKIIKTDTGSASSVKGKKLPPKLSFPCAAGIFAHGVEDEFYQVRTVACKTLGALAKLSNQYAQKALDLLMDMMNDDTEAVRLQTLQTLFDMATYGCLSMQEKHMHMFLGILMDANIVVRNAARKILGSVNLPKLQMFKSALDGLIAGLEKNPEDQDIYDVLFSIGKNHGSFSANIAKHLAKEISMASDGELILDKPRIKALLMVSVSAAYDDKDKKLDIPTVIFSHAIPLFGMISCALAEDEQDSLLSYLYRQVGMQFWEKKLVSAEGGDYECFSVETVGGTHAQVETTGKTSKYSDEVVIMQSSRLILETVKGAWVVIKPYSIGEVQSTLRTCKEEVNSLAVNSSGSTSAVLSFVCDYLDAVQLIVEIWWFIQLDDSHAFGPTSLDILLEKLDTSVRRMKCCYAGLNRELEVQVLEFALLAILCRLSEFGTCSKLVLDKLHWIINHIDGLCADGSYELSDFSKEVKKVFDGNFIDGTPIVNICTFLEIFDLKPARDFEMLNATTAVLQVRDTDSENPLSYVYGLPVGVTFDMSLCNTSSHDRIWLRMVAGQSVQHVFLDLSCFEGNDKMKSCSRVIPFYATPMACSFVLRACLVIECPFGSIGTHQERHGGPRDCVVQLCDELDVYFVSADTEQRQWLK from the exons ATGAGAGAGGAGTTGGGTGGTGATGGTGACCAAATGGACCAGGTTTTCCTACAG CTGAGCTCCATGGCTAGGGACATGTGTACAGAAGTAAGAATTGAAGCATTCAACTCACTTGCCAAAATGCAGAGAGTATCTGGAGGTGTTTTGCTTCAGTCGCTGTCTAAGAAGATCATAAAAACTGACACCGGGAGTGCCTCTAGCGTCAAAGGGAAAAAACTACCACCTAAATTATCATTCCCCTGTGCTGCTGGCATATTTGCACATGGGGTTGAAGATGAATTCTATCAG GTCCGAACAGTTGCATGTAAAACGCTGGGAGCTCTTGCAAAGCTTTCAAACCAATATGCACAGAAGGCCTTGGACTTGTTGATGGACATGATGAATGATGATACAGAAGCAGTTAGACTGCAAACTTTGCAGACACTGTTTGATATGGCAACATATGGATGTTTGAGCATGCAGGAGAAGCACATGCACATG TTCCTTGGCATATTGATGGATGCCAACATCGTAGTTCGAAATGCAGCACGCAAGATCCTAGGGTCAGTGAATCTGCCTAAACTTCAAATGTTTAAATCTGCACTTGATGGTCTGATTGCAGGTCTGGAGAAAAATCCGGAG GATCAAGATATATATGACGTTCTGTTTTCCATTGGCAAGAATCATGGGAGCTTTTCAGCCAATATAGCCAAACatttagccaaagag ATCAGTATGGCATCTGATGGAGAGCTGATCTTGGATAAACCTAGAATTAAAGCATTGTTAATGGTTTCTGTCTCGGCTGCTTATGATGATAAAGACAAAAAACTGGATATACCCACAGTTATATTTTCACATGCAATTCCCCTATTTGGGATGATCTCGTGTGCACTAGCCGAAGATGAACAGGATTCACTCTTATCCTACTTGTATCGTCAAGTTGGAATGCAGTTCTGGGAAAAGAAGTTAGTGTCTGCAGAAGGTGGAGATTATGAATGTTTCAGTGTTGAAACTGTGGGAGGAACTCATGCACAGGTAGAAACGACTGGAAAAACAAGCAAGTACTCAGATGAAGTCGTGATAATGCAATCGTCACGGCTCATATTAGAAACAGTTAAAGGAGCCTGGGTTGTGATAAAGCCGTACAGTATAGGAGAAGTTCAAAGTACTCTGAG AACATGCAAAGAAGAAGTCAATAGCTTAGCTGTAAATTCTTCTGGATCAACTAGTGCGGTGTTGAGCTTTGTATGCGACTATCTTGATGCAGTACAGCTCATTGTTGAAATATGGTGGTTCATTCAGTTGGATGATTCTCATGCTTTTGGCCCCACATCACTTGATATTTTGCTTGAGAAGTTGGATACATCTGTGAGAAGGATGAAATGTTGTTATGCTGGATTGAATAGAGAACTGGAGGTTCAAGTCTTGGAGTTTGCTTTGTTAGCTATCTTATGTAGACTGTCCGAGTTTGGAACATGTTCAAAATTAGTGCTAGATAAGTTGCATTGGATAATTAATCACATTGATGGTCTGTGTGCCGATGGATCCTATGAGCTTTCCGACTTCAGCAAAGAAGTTAAGAAAGTGTTTGATGGTAACTTTATCGACGGCACTCCTATTGTCAACATTTGCACCTTTCTTGAAATCTTTGATCTAAAACCAGCAAGAGATTTTGAAATGCTTAATGCTACAACTGCTGTGCTGCAAGTCCGGGATACAGATTCTGAAAATCCGTTATCATATGTTTATGGATTACCCGTGGGGGTGACCTTTGACATGTCTCTGTGCAATACCTCTAGTCATGATAGAATATGGCTCCGCATGGTTGCTGGTCAGTCCGTCCAACATGTCTTCTTAGACTTGTCGTGTTTTGAGGGCAATGATAAGATGAAGAGCTGCTCCAGAGTCATTCCTTTCTATGCTACCCCAATGGCATGTTCATTTGTTCTGAGGGCATGCTTGGTAATTGAATGCCCATTTGGAAGTATCGGCACTCACCAGGAACGACATGGAGGACCAAGAGATTGTGTAGTCCAACTATGTGATGAATTGGATGTCTACTTTGTTAGTGCTGATACCGAGCAAAGGCAATGGTTGAAATGA
- the LOC123092532 gene encoding protein SIEL isoform X1, whose product MDEGLAASEPGPSVAKRARFMGPHASSSSGAVPEVEIRALVSMASGLYPLARAEALSGLAAILKKVNAGGGVVECCYACAEKLLRDEDEGIRLAAVRLIGLCAEKFAMREELGGDGDQMDQVFLQLSSMARDMCTEVRIEAFNSLAKMQRVSGGVLLQSLSKKIIKTDTGSASSVKGKKLPPKLSFPCAAGIFAHGVEDEFYQVRTVACKTLGALAKLSNQYAQKALDLLMDMMNDDTEAVRLQTLQTLFDMATYGCLSMQEKHMHMFLGILMDANIVVRNAARKILGSVNLPKLQMFKSALDGLIAGLEKNPEDQDIYDVLFSIGKNHGSFSANIAKHLAKEISMASDGELILDKPRIKALLMVSVSAAYDDKDKKLDIPTVIFSHAIPLFGMISCALAEDEQDSLLSYLYRQVGMQFWEKKLVSAEGGDYECFSVETVGGTHAQVETTGKTSKYSDEVVIMQSSRLILETVKGAWVVIKPYSIGEVQSTLRTCKEEVNSLAVNSSGSTSAVLSFVCDYLDAVQLIVEIWWFIQLDDSHAFGPTSLDILLEKLDTSVRRMKCCYAGLNRELEVQVLEFALLAILCRLSEFGTCSKLVLDKLHWIINHIDGLCADGSYELSDFSKEVKKVFDGNFIDGTPIVNICTFLEIFDLKPARDFEMLNATTAVLQVRDTDSENPLSYVYGLPVGVTFDMSLCNTSSHDRIWLRMVAGQSVQHVFLDLSCFEGNDKMKSCSRVIPFYATPMACSFVLRACLVIECPFGSIGTHQERHGGPRDCVVQLCDELDVYFVSADTEQRQWLK is encoded by the exons ATGGACGAGGGCCTCGCCGCTTCTGAACCCGGCCCGTCTGTCGCCAAGAGGGCTCGGTTTATGGGGCCGCACGCATCCAGTAGCTCAGGCGCTGTCCCTGAGGTGGAGATCCGAGCACTAGTCTCGATGGCCAGCGGACTCTACCCATTGGCACGGGCGGAGGCGCTCAGCGGCCTCGCTGCGATCCTCAAGAAGGTGAATGCCGGCGGCGGGGTTGTGGAGTGCTGCTACGCTTGCGCGGAGAAATTGCTGAGGGACGAGGACGAGGGTATCAGGTTGGCCGCTGTACGATTG ATTGGCCTTTGTGCGGAGAAGTTTGCCATGAGAGAGGAGTTGGGTGGTGATGGTGACCAAATGGACCAGGTTTTCCTACAG CTGAGCTCCATGGCTAGGGACATGTGTACAGAAGTAAGAATTGAAGCATTCAACTCACTTGCCAAAATGCAGAGAGTATCTGGAGGTGTTTTGCTTCAGTCGCTGTCTAAGAAGATCATAAAAACTGACACCGGGAGTGCCTCTAGCGTCAAAGGGAAAAAACTACCACCTAAATTATCATTCCCCTGTGCTGCTGGCATATTTGCACATGGGGTTGAAGATGAATTCTATCAG GTCCGAACAGTTGCATGTAAAACGCTGGGAGCTCTTGCAAAGCTTTCAAACCAATATGCACAGAAGGCCTTGGACTTGTTGATGGACATGATGAATGATGATACAGAAGCAGTTAGACTGCAAACTTTGCAGACACTGTTTGATATGGCAACATATGGATGTTTGAGCATGCAGGAGAAGCACATGCACATG TTCCTTGGCATATTGATGGATGCCAACATCGTAGTTCGAAATGCAGCACGCAAGATCCTAGGGTCAGTGAATCTGCCTAAACTTCAAATGTTTAAATCTGCACTTGATGGTCTGATTGCAGGTCTGGAGAAAAATCCGGAG GATCAAGATATATATGACGTTCTGTTTTCCATTGGCAAGAATCATGGGAGCTTTTCAGCCAATATAGCCAAACatttagccaaagag ATCAGTATGGCATCTGATGGAGAGCTGATCTTGGATAAACCTAGAATTAAAGCATTGTTAATGGTTTCTGTCTCGGCTGCTTATGATGATAAAGACAAAAAACTGGATATACCCACAGTTATATTTTCACATGCAATTCCCCTATTTGGGATGATCTCGTGTGCACTAGCCGAAGATGAACAGGATTCACTCTTATCCTACTTGTATCGTCAAGTTGGAATGCAGTTCTGGGAAAAGAAGTTAGTGTCTGCAGAAGGTGGAGATTATGAATGTTTCAGTGTTGAAACTGTGGGAGGAACTCATGCACAGGTAGAAACGACTGGAAAAACAAGCAAGTACTCAGATGAAGTCGTGATAATGCAATCGTCACGGCTCATATTAGAAACAGTTAAAGGAGCCTGGGTTGTGATAAAGCCGTACAGTATAGGAGAAGTTCAAAGTACTCTGAG AACATGCAAAGAAGAAGTCAATAGCTTAGCTGTAAATTCTTCTGGATCAACTAGTGCGGTGTTGAGCTTTGTATGCGACTATCTTGATGCAGTACAGCTCATTGTTGAAATATGGTGGTTCATTCAGTTGGATGATTCTCATGCTTTTGGCCCCACATCACTTGATATTTTGCTTGAGAAGTTGGATACATCTGTGAGAAGGATGAAATGTTGTTATGCTGGATTGAATAGAGAACTGGAGGTTCAAGTCTTGGAGTTTGCTTTGTTAGCTATCTTATGTAGACTGTCCGAGTTTGGAACATGTTCAAAATTAGTGCTAGATAAGTTGCATTGGATAATTAATCACATTGATGGTCTGTGTGCCGATGGATCCTATGAGCTTTCCGACTTCAGCAAAGAAGTTAAGAAAGTGTTTGATGGTAACTTTATCGACGGCACTCCTATTGTCAACATTTGCACCTTTCTTGAAATCTTTGATCTAAAACCAGCAAGAGATTTTGAAATGCTTAATGCTACAACTGCTGTGCTGCAAGTCCGGGATACAGATTCTGAAAATCCGTTATCATATGTTTATGGATTACCCGTGGGGGTGACCTTTGACATGTCTCTGTGCAATACCTCTAGTCATGATAGAATATGGCTCCGCATGGTTGCTGGTCAGTCCGTCCAACATGTCTTCTTAGACTTGTCGTGTTTTGAGGGCAATGATAAGATGAAGAGCTGCTCCAGAGTCATTCCTTTCTATGCTACCCCAATGGCATGTTCATTTGTTCTGAGGGCATGCTTGGTAATTGAATGCCCATTTGGAAGTATCGGCACTCACCAGGAACGACATGGAGGACCAAGAGATTGTGTAGTCCAACTATGTGATGAATTGGATGTCTACTTTGTTAGTGCTGATACCGAGCAAAGGCAATGGTTGAAATGA